One stretch of Prunus persica cultivar Lovell chromosome G1, Prunus_persica_NCBIv2, whole genome shotgun sequence DNA includes these proteins:
- the LOC18793651 gene encoding peptide methionine sulfoxide reductase A5, producing MAFLRSSVSLSRLLATVMLLIILAAERRVCIRIPERIIETAGDVPNNQSLKTAVFALGSFWRSEAVFGCLNGVVQTTVGYAGGSKINPEYRSLGDHAESVQVIYDHRLISFRQLLEIFWSSHDYRQVFGQGPDVGNQYRSIIFTNGTEESRLAAVSKEREQTKSKSSSVTTQILPLGTFYSAEPEHQKFELKRRPFLLQLIGNLPEEELERSRLAAKLNGYAAELCPPKIQRQIDAKINEIIKKGWPILRDL from the exons ATGGCTTTTCTTCGCAGCAGCGTTTCCCTTAGCCGTCTACTAGCAACGGTGATGCTCCTGATTATTCTAGCAGCTGAGAGGCGGGTCTGCATCAGGATCCCAGAACGGATCATTGAAACCGCAGGAGACGTACCCAACAACCAGTCCTTGAAAACAGCAGTTTTCGCTCTGGGAAGCTTTTGGAGATCTGAAGCTGTCTTTGGGTGCTTGAATGGGGTTGTACAGACCACTGTCGGTTACGCTGGCGGATCCAAAATCAACCCTGAGTACAGAAGCTTGGGTGATCATGCTGAGTCTGTCCAG GTTATCTACGATCACAGGCTGATTAGCTTTAGGCAACTTTTGGAGATTTTCTGGTCAAGTCATGACTATCGGCAAGTATTTGGGCAAGGTCCTGATGTAGGTAACCAATACAG ATCTATCATTTTCACGAACGGAACTGAAGAGTCCAGATTGGCTGCTgtgagcaaagagagagaacaaacTAAGTCAAAGAGTAGCAGTGTAACTACTCAAATCCTACCACTTGGAACATTTTATTCTGCTGAGCCTGAACATCAG AAGTTTGAGCTGAAGCGTAGGCCATTTCTTCTCCAATTAATTGGAAACTTGCCTGAAGAGGAACTTGAGAGGTCAAGATTGGCTGCAAAACTGAATGGCTATGCTGCAGAGCTTTGTCCTCCAAAAATTCAGAGGCAGATTGATGCAAAGATCaatgaaattattaaaaaaggaTGGCCTATTTTGAGAGACTTGTAG
- the LOC109946709 gene encoding uncharacterized protein LOC109946709, whose translation MWFQGFAADHPLHVLEKVMVCLWMLWYERNQMAWAGRQRSATEIVSGAMHCLQEFQEVHPPPKNHTSRAIAKWVLPPPGAIKINVNGVFHGESSFGGVGLVVRNSTGAFLACKLVVLNGISNPMHAKLVALREGLIYAAKWSNLECHTEGDSQGALHSIQRGQTDLSHLGCLTNCQTLLASQERVYLRVTERSANGVATRLARYALHSQGMAEWVTDPPDFLQDVLFIDVM comes from the coding sequence ATGTGGTTCCAAGGATTTGCTGCAGACCACCCACTTCATGTGCTAGAGAAAGTCATGGTGTGCCTATGGATGCTATGGTATGAGCGCAATCAAATGGCCTGGGCAGGACGTCAACGGAGTGCAACAGAAATTGTTAGTGGAGCAATGCACTGTTTGCAAGAGTTTCAGGAAGTACACCCCCCTCCAAAGAACCATACCTCACGTGCCATTGCTAAATGGGTGCTGCCACCGCCTGGAGctattaaaataaatgtgaATGGAGTGTTTCATGGTGAATCCAGTTTTGGTGGGGTTGGTTTGGTGGTTCGTAATTCTACAGGTGCCTTTCTTGCATGCAAGTTGGTTGTGCTAAATGGGATATCAAATCCCATGCATGCCAAACTGGTTGCATTAAGAGAAGGCTTAATCTATGCTGCCAAGTGGTCCAATCTGGAATGTCATACAGAAGGGGATTCTCAGGGCGCTTTACACTCAATACAACGGGGCCAAACTGATCTGTCCCATCTTGGTTGCCTAACTAATTGTCAAACACTTTTGGCCAGCCAAGAGCGTGTTTATTTGAGGGTTACAGAGAGGAGTGCAAATGGGGTTGCAACACGGTTGGCTCGATATGCTCTACACTCTCAGGGAATGGCAGAATGGGTTACTGATCCCCCAGATTTCCTACAAGATGTTTTGTTCATTGATGTAATGTAA